One genomic region from Colletotrichum lupini chromosome 7, complete sequence encodes:
- a CDS encoding aminotransferase: protein MAVPKVAPAERTPVIDQSKTSILHPNIHRKPPPIVASGKGSYLILEDGRRIFEACAGPAVACLGHGNTEVTQAVVEQMQSVSYCFALNQSNRPAEELAKAVIETTNGKLAKGTIMSSGSEAVEAAMKLAVKYFAELGVPNRAGFIARAGAFHGTTLGSLALSGKVAFRKPFEPLLKSDMVSFVSMPNMYRGMLDGETTEEYVERLACELDAEFELRGPNNVCAFVAETVSGSALGCHTAPPGYFKAIKAVCDKHSALLILDEVFCGIGRTGTYHAWQQEDVIPDIQTVAKGVAGGYAPVAMMLVHQRVVDAIDGGSGVWNHGHTFSSHPVACAAGVAVQRIIKREGLVENSMRMGERLGAALRAALSGHPNVGDIRGRGLMWAVEFVKDKATKQPFPAEDAISARISQTGLSEPWNVYFYPGAGTADGISGDHITIAPAYTVSEKEVDLIVAKLHGLLLDVLG from the exons ATGGCCGTCCCCAAAGTTGCACCAGCTGAGAGAACGCCAGTCATCGACCAGTCCAAGACCAGCATTTTGCATCCCAACATCCACAGAAAGCCGCCGCCGATTGTAGCCTCTGGCAAAGGGTCGTACTTGATACTCGAAGATGGCCGCCGGATCTTTGAGGCGTGTGCAGGCCCTGCCGTCGCCTGTCTCGGCCATGGGAACACTGAGGTTACTCAGGCTGTTGTCGAGCAGATGCAGAGCGTGTCCTACTGCTTTGCCTTGAATCAGTCCAACCGGCCGGCCGAAGAACTCGCCAAGGCGGTGATTGAGACTACGAATGGAAAGCTTGCAAAAGGAACCATCATGAGCTCTG GCTCTGAGGCTGTCGAGGCAGCAATGAAACTCGCAGTAAAGTACTTTGCGGAACTTGGCGTACCCAATAGGGCGGGCTTCATAGCCCGAGCGGGTGCCTTTCACGGAACCACTCTGGGCTCACTTGCGTTGAGCGGCAAAGTCGCGTTCCGTAAACCGTTTGAGCCGCTCCTCAAGAGCGACATGGTATCCTTTGTCTCGATGCCCAACATGTATCGCGGCATGCTCGATGGCGAGACTACGGAGGAGTACGTCGAGAGACTGGCGTGTGAGCTCGACGCCGAATTCGAGCTTCGCGGACCCAACAATGTCTGTGCCTTTGTTGCAGAAACGGTCAGCGGAAGT GCACTGGGCTGCCACACTGCGCCTCCGGGATACTTCAAGGCTATCAAAGCGGTATGCGACAAGCATTCGGCACTGCTAATCCTTGACGAAGTTTTCTGCGGCATCGGCCGCACGGGGACCTACCATGCCTGGCAACAGGAAGATGTGATCCCCGACATCCAGACAGTAGCAAAGGGCGTCGCTGGCGGGTACGCACCCGTCGCAATGATGCTCGTTCATCAGAGGGTGGTCGATGCCATCGACGGTGGATCCGGCGTCTGGAACCACGGGCACACTTTTAGCTCGCACCCCGTGGCATGCGCAGCGGGTGTTGCCGTTCAACGTATCATCAAGAGGGAAGGCCTCGTGGAGAACTCGATGCGCATGGGAGAGCGTCTGGGAGCGGCTCTGCGCGCTGCTCTGAGCGGTCATCCCAATGTTGGGGACATTCGAGGCCGGGGGCTGATGTGGGCGGTCGAGTTCGTCAAGGATAAGGCCACGAAGCAGCCTTTCCCTGCAGAGGATGCCATATCTGCTAGGATAAGTCAGACTGGTCTCTCTGAGCCATGGAACGTTTATTTCTATCCAGGAGCTGGAACTGCCGATGGTATTTCTGGAGACCACATTACAATTGCTCCAGCATATACTGTCAGCGAGAAAGAGGTGGATCTGATTGTTGCCAAGCTCCATGGACTTTTGCTTGATGTTCTCGGCTGA
- a CDS encoding cytochrome P450, with the protein MSDLLSGPRRYLFDRSLTESFTIAASFFVVIVLYKVVPSLISLYRWKEPKVRVPVLNLGEDKNYASASEKYVHNFKSILQEGWERFRDGVYQVWGIDGFVVIVAPKFVEELNAKGTDVVDVHAASQTRIIGDYEWLRIADHLLFHSVQTDLTRQVGALLPGMREEVEYACSLHLPAGQEWSAAALWPRMIKIMALVVSRMTVGPDLSRDEVWLDTMVGFLDDLFAGGWALKAWSRPLRPFAARGGFVSGICDVWKRQATARDMLIPIIKQRRAAEAAARASGKEWERPNDLLQWMTDNAAKDKSPKSDGFVAEMCLVSGFGSLHASGVTLTNAVLDLAAMPKYQDTIREENQEARKRQESNTKEAAILSSLTKLDSFLKESQRMNPTTLTAFSRQVMKPVTLSNGVHLPEGTHILAPSSMVSWDSEVYSSPEEFDGLRFHNKRMNAADGGAHRNQFTSYSSEQLHFGFGRQACPGRFFGSAIIKLIILHLVDNFELDLVDKEAGRPQNGIKGAMITPGEEQEILFRRRQL; encoded by the exons ATGTCCGACCTACTTTCCGGTCCGCGTAGGTATCTCTTCGATAGATCGCTTACCGAGAGCTTCACCATCGCAGCCTCTTTTTTCGTCGTTATCGTTCTCTACAAAGTCGTTCCGTCCCTCATTAGCCTGTACCGCTGGAAAGAGCCGAAAGTCCGCGTGCCTGTCTTGAATCTCGGCGAAGATAAGAACTACGCCTCTGCCTCAGAAAAGTACGTGCACAACTTCAAGTCCATCCTCCAAGAGGGCTGGGAGAGGTTTCGAGATGGTGTCTATCAGGTCTGGGGCATCGACGGCTTCGTGGTGATCGTTGCACCCAAGTTTGTCGAGGAGCTCAATGCCAAGGGAACGGATGTGGTCGACGTGCATGCTGCGAGTCAGACG CGAATCATTGGCGATTACGAATGGCTGAGGATCGCGGACCATCTTCTGTTCCATTCAGTGCAGACGGACTTGACACGACAAGTTG GTGCATTGCTCCCCGGTATGCGAGAAGAAGTTGAGTACGCGTGCTCCTTGCACCTGCCTGCTGGTCAAG AATGGTCCGCTGCTGCACTTTGGCCTCGCATGATCAAAATCATGGCCCTAGTCGTCTCTCGCATGACTGTTGGTCCGGACCTGAGCCGCGACGAGGTCTGGCTCGACACCATGGTGGGCTTTCTTGACGACTTGTTCGCCGGCGGCTGGGCCCTCAAGGCATGGTCTCGACCCTTGCGTCCCTTTGCCGCCAGAGGAGGTTTTGTCTCAGGCATTTGCGATGTGTGGAAGCGACAAGCTACTGCCAGAGACATGTTGATTCCGATCATAAAGCAGCGCCGGGCGGCGGAAGCGGCAGCTCGAGCTTCCGGAAAGGAGTGGGAAAGACCGAATGACCTTCTGCAGTGGATGACTGATAACGCAGCTAAGGACAAGTCACCTAAGAGTGACGGCTTCGTAGCCGAGATGTGTCTCGTCTCAGGATTTGGTTCTCTTCACGCTTCAGGCGTCACCCTGACCAATGCGGTCCTGGATTTGGCGGCAATGCCGAAGTATCAGGACACCATCCGAGAAGAGAACCAAGAGGCGCGGAAGCGCCAAGAGTCAAACACAAAAGAGGCGGCGATCCTTAGCAGCTTAACAAAGCTTGACAGCTTTTTGAAGGAGTCTCAAAGAATGAACCCTACCACATTGA CTGCATTTTCAAGACAGGTCATGAAGCCCGTAACCCTTTCAAACGGCGTTCATCTTCCGGAAGGGACTCACATCCTCGCTCCCTCATCTATGGTCTCGTGGGATTCTGAAGTCTACTCCTCTCCCGAAGAGTTTGATGGTCTTCGTTTCCATAATAAACGGATGAACGCGGCCGACGGTGGTGCTCATAGAAACCAGTTCACGAGTTACTCTTCCGAGCAATTGCATTTCGGGTTCGGGCGCCAGGCCTGTCCCGGCCGTTTCTTCGGTAGTGCGATCATCAAGCTCATCATACTTCATTTGGTTGATAATTTCGAATTGGACCTTGTTGATAAGGAGGCAGGGAGACCTCAGAACGGGATTAAGGGGGCGATGATCACTCCGGGGGAGGAACAGGAGATACTGTTTAGGCGCAGACAGCTTTAG